A section of the Polyangium spumosum genome encodes:
- the dnaK gene encoding molecular chaperone DnaK, translating to MERVIGIDLGTTNSCVAIVEDGVPTVIPNRGGYKTTPSMVAITEAGKRLVGHIAKRQAITNAENTVYAAKRLIGRKYSSSQVKHATLSASYRIVEGPHGDVRIQLRDKTYSVPEISAMVLQEMKLFAEDYLSEPVTKAVITVPAYFNDGQRQATKDAGQIAGLDVIRIVNEPTAAALAYGFERNVEKTIAVFDLGGGTFDISILEIGAGGVFKVIATAGDTFLGGEDFDARIIDWLVSGFRDQTGVDLRQDRMALQRLKDAAEKAKCELSGVRETEINLPFIISSGRNEALHLQRTLTRDAMESLSGDLVERCIEICRQTLEDARIEREEIEDVILVGGMTRMPRVQEAVRQFFGREPCKGVHPDEVVALGAAVQGAALVDESKQMVLLDVTPHALGIMTYGSNFEELIPMNTTVPTSRSKIFTTSRDNQTAVKILVMQGESAQAEGNELLGEFVLTGLRRAPKGQVEIEVTFAIDSDGIVSVGAKDLETGQQQSIQVTASSGLTKEEVGAMMEAAKEYLVERRSNDEFEGVKQEAEKVIADIEKMFPKVQAIVQSSDFGRDAIEKARAILERCRDAITRKDLTALRAQMDSLARTHRMFKGVIARPQG from the coding sequence ATGGAGCGCGTCATCGGAATCGATCTCGGCACCACGAACTCGTGCGTGGCCATCGTCGAGGACGGCGTACCGACCGTCATCCCCAACCGCGGCGGCTACAAGACGACCCCTTCGATGGTGGCGATCACCGAGGCCGGCAAGCGCCTCGTCGGTCACATCGCGAAGCGGCAGGCGATCACGAACGCGGAGAACACGGTCTACGCCGCCAAGCGCTTGATCGGGCGCAAGTACTCGTCCTCGCAGGTCAAGCACGCGACGCTCTCGGCGTCGTACCGGATCGTCGAGGGGCCGCACGGCGACGTGCGGATCCAGCTCCGCGACAAGACCTACTCGGTCCCCGAGATCAGCGCGATGGTGCTGCAGGAGATGAAGCTCTTCGCGGAGGACTACCTCTCGGAGCCCGTCACCAAGGCGGTCATCACGGTGCCCGCGTACTTCAACGACGGCCAGCGCCAGGCCACGAAGGACGCGGGGCAGATCGCGGGGCTCGACGTCATCCGCATCGTCAACGAGCCCACGGCCGCCGCGCTCGCGTACGGCTTCGAGCGCAACGTCGAGAAGACGATCGCGGTCTTCGATCTCGGCGGCGGCACGTTCGACATCTCCATCCTGGAGATCGGCGCGGGCGGCGTGTTCAAGGTCATCGCCACGGCGGGCGACACGTTCCTCGGCGGCGAGGATTTCGACGCGCGTATCATCGACTGGCTCGTCTCGGGCTTCCGGGATCAGACGGGCGTCGATCTCCGTCAGGATCGTATGGCCCTGCAGCGCCTCAAGGACGCCGCCGAGAAGGCCAAGTGCGAGCTCTCGGGCGTGCGCGAGACCGAGATCAACCTGCCGTTCATCATCTCGAGCGGGCGCAACGAGGCCCTGCACCTGCAGCGCACGCTCACGCGCGACGCGATGGAGTCGCTCTCGGGCGACCTCGTCGAGCGCTGCATCGAGATCTGCCGGCAGACGCTGGAGGACGCGCGCATCGAGCGCGAGGAGATCGAGGACGTGATCCTCGTCGGCGGCATGACGCGTATGCCGCGCGTGCAAGAGGCGGTGCGCCAGTTCTTCGGCCGCGAGCCGTGCAAGGGCGTGCACCCCGACGAGGTCGTCGCGCTCGGCGCCGCCGTGCAGGGCGCCGCGCTCGTGGACGAGTCGAAGCAGATGGTGCTGCTCGACGTCACGCCGCACGCGCTCGGCATCATGACCTACGGGTCGAACTTCGAGGAGCTCATCCCGATGAACACGACCGTGCCCACGAGCCGGTCGAAGATCTTCACGACGAGCCGCGACAACCAGACGGCCGTGAAGATCCTGGTCATGCAGGGCGAGAGCGCGCAGGCCGAGGGCAACGAGCTGCTCGGCGAGTTCGTCCTCACCGGGCTGCGGCGCGCGCCGAAGGGTCAGGTCGAGATCGAGGTGACGTTCGCCATCGACAGCGACGGCATCGTCTCCGTCGGCGCGAAGGATCTCGAGACCGGCCAGCAGCAGTCGATCCAGGTCACGGCTTCGAGCGGCCTCACGAAGGAAGAGGTCGGCGCGATGATGGAGGCCGCGAAGGAGTACCTCGTCGAGCGTCGCAGCAACGACGAGTTCGAAGGCGTCAAGCAGGAGGCCGAGAAGGTCATCGCGGACATCGAGAAGATGTTCCCGAAAGTACAGGCCATCGTTCAATCCAGCGATTTCGGGCGCGACGCCATCGAGAAGGCGCGTGCCATCCTCGAGCGTTGCCGCGACGCGATCACGCGCAAGGATCTGACCGCGCTTCGTGCTCAAATGGACTCGCTCGCCCGCACGCACCGCATGTTCAAGGGCGTCATCGCCAGGCCGCAGGGGTGA